One Parafrankia irregularis DNA window includes the following coding sequences:
- the fxsT gene encoding FxSxx-COOH system tetratricopeptide repeat protein: MTTEGSDPAPSARLPPPAASVEAWPIPGSSAVSGAGASAASAVDRAATTVGITAREHAEALWLYGLMASSGSQAQAQGSTAGDPSPAPSPSGAGPRDGALGEGRPTGPVSLPTPDPDTRGDNAGNTDAEEQFPPFPRADRDIALATPVSTNTRRLQGAPEDDAESLWTPLPWMRPRSGFASLERQLSGARRSLRPLRQTVPSKVQMVLDEEATAERLLRGPAPVPVRRPAPERRWELVLLVDDSPSMQVAWLDLVPLLRGYLVREGVFRDIRVCFVDGEAAEAGQVTLRPESRAGGLHRSPREVIDPSGRRIIWVLTDGVGRGWRNGALHRQLWWWSRRLPVAVMNPLPAHLWHLTGLAPHQVSIFAAAGPGSVAVRWRFQDAWASLTGDAVSDQAAVAPIPMLGVDGGSIASWARFQSAEHERRLDAPAVLVGPDGTGTGAGEGTGQDTGEGTAAGRNAGAGTGGHGARVMDGVGVTLTKRTKPTPLEIVRRARATLSPAAFDLAVRLAAVPLTRDAIHMVCDQVSQAGRAELGEILVHRLLRPVTAAPALPTAADEVAFEFGEGVPAELLACGRQSQTIRTWRSAGRLLSPAVAALRHVDVVLDDPVGAPLPVITPHSAPFIRVEEVVLSALSGPYRSRALMLRDALRTAEREVQTDGSPVPLSAGAAQAGVSGTRRPGRRHEVEPVTHSNDSTSRAPAARTPIDDQPTAAEVASADPGGGNVAQYDAPTIVTSPTAAGIAPEIRPPARRPGGQPVVWGNMPQRNPNFTGRAELLDALHERLQTGTTAVLPEALHGMGGVGKSQLAIEYVYRQLADYDVVWWIPSERTTQINQALVELAQRLGLGVGQEANAAVPAVIEALRVGKPFSNWLLIFDNADDPRAVRDFFPASGTGRILITSRNAQWAGAARALEVDVFQRGESVELLRRRTTSIGEVDADRVAAALGDLPLAIEQAATWLAETGMPADEYLRLFEDKRQELLGTAPPLDYRMPVRAAWNVSLDRLATSNPAALRLLQVCAYFAPDPISRQVFRRGRHISIVPELDAALRDSFRLNEAIREINQYALARIDHRTNSLQMHRLVQAVLIGRMSPDEQETMRHGAHRLLAASDPDEPMNPEWWSVYAELYPHVIAAGAVEGHDPLIRDLLVNEVRYLWKWGDHEVGVDLARQAYESWRVTLGEEHPHTLSVGGWYGWLLQVVGNYSEAAPINTRMLELCERVHGPRHPETLAAFANVTMDRKVSGDFAGAVELSETARERAVNVYGADQPQSLNAAHNLAAALRLVGDFRRAQEIDDDTWRRRCALLGEDNVTSLESHSSQNLNLRELGDYLGARARQEELVARLRALLGNEYHPDLLRALRNLAIDQRKAGDHDVALQTSRLAWERLLSRYGPDHPDTLAAILCYSMDLRHNGDLDEARRLCEDAHRRYRNSFGDTHPHTLGAETNLAVVYRLAGDAETAFEIDLRSCAALVATIGPDHPLALISATNLASDHYALGRPGEARGLDEDTLERSRVHLGADHPSTLAVLSNLAMDLRALGERERAEELHAQVVSQLDHALGVNHLATQSAMSWVRSDCDVDPMPL, encoded by the coding sequence TGGGAATCACTGCCCGCGAGCACGCCGAGGCGCTTTGGCTCTACGGCCTCATGGCCAGCAGCGGTTCGCAGGCGCAGGCGCAGGGCTCCACCGCTGGCGATCCATCACCGGCGCCGTCACCGTCGGGCGCCGGCCCCAGGGACGGCGCCCTCGGCGAGGGGCGCCCGACCGGACCGGTTTCCCTCCCGACACCCGACCCGGACACCCGCGGCGACAATGCCGGAAACACTGACGCTGAAGAACAATTTCCGCCATTTCCGCGGGCTGACCGAGACATTGCGCTCGCAACTCCCGTATCGACGAACACCCGACGCCTTCAGGGTGCCCCGGAGGATGACGCGGAGTCCTTATGGACACCCCTCCCCTGGATGCGGCCCCGTAGTGGTTTCGCGTCGCTGGAGAGGCAATTATCGGGTGCCCGTCGCAGCCTGCGGCCGCTACGGCAGACTGTCCCCTCAAAGGTCCAAATGGTGCTGGACGAGGAGGCCACCGCGGAACGTCTTCTGCGCGGGCCGGCGCCTGTTCCGGTCCGCAGACCAGCCCCGGAGCGCCGCTGGGAGCTTGTCCTGCTGGTGGACGACAGTCCGTCCATGCAGGTGGCCTGGCTCGACCTGGTGCCGCTGTTGCGCGGCTACCTCGTCCGCGAGGGCGTCTTCCGCGACATCCGTGTCTGTTTCGTCGACGGAGAGGCCGCGGAGGCGGGCCAGGTCACGCTCCGGCCCGAGTCCCGGGCCGGCGGCCTGCACCGGTCCCCACGGGAAGTCATCGATCCGAGCGGCCGGAGGATCATCTGGGTGCTGACCGACGGCGTCGGGCGAGGCTGGCGCAACGGGGCGCTGCACAGGCAGCTCTGGTGGTGGAGCCGCCGCCTTCCGGTGGCGGTGATGAACCCGCTGCCGGCCCACCTGTGGCATCTGACCGGCCTCGCCCCGCACCAGGTGAGCATCTTCGCCGCCGCCGGGCCGGGCTCGGTGGCGGTGCGCTGGCGGTTCCAGGATGCCTGGGCCAGTCTGACCGGTGACGCGGTATCGGATCAGGCCGCCGTGGCGCCGATTCCGATGCTCGGCGTGGACGGAGGCAGCATCGCCAGCTGGGCCCGCTTCCAGTCGGCGGAGCACGAGCGCCGGTTGGACGCGCCGGCTGTGCTGGTAGGACCCGACGGCACAGGTACGGGCGCAGGGGAAGGCACGGGGCAGGACACGGGAGAAGGCACAGCCGCCGGCCGGAACGCGGGGGCCGGAACAGGTGGGCACGGCGCCCGCGTCATGGATGGCGTCGGGGTGACGCTGACGAAACGGACGAAGCCGACACCGCTGGAGATCGTGCGCCGCGCCCGCGCGACGCTGAGCCCCGCGGCCTTCGACCTCGCGGTGCGGCTCGCGGCTGTCCCGTTGACCCGGGACGCGATCCACATGGTCTGTGACCAGGTCTCACAGGCCGGCCGGGCCGAGCTCGGCGAGATCCTCGTCCACCGCCTGCTGCGTCCCGTCACGGCTGCCCCCGCCCTGCCCACGGCCGCCGACGAGGTCGCCTTCGAGTTCGGCGAGGGGGTTCCCGCCGAGCTGCTCGCCTGCGGCAGACAGTCCCAGACGATCCGGACGTGGCGTTCCGCCGGACGTCTGCTGAGTCCGGCGGTGGCGGCGCTCCGGCACGTCGACGTCGTTCTGGACGACCCGGTGGGCGCCCCGCTGCCCGTGATCACTCCGCACAGCGCGCCCTTCATCCGGGTCGAGGAGGTCGTCCTGAGTGCCCTGTCAGGGCCCTACCGATCCCGCGCACTGATGCTTCGCGACGCCCTTCGGACAGCGGAGCGTGAGGTCCAGACCGACGGCAGCCCGGTGCCCCTGTCGGCCGGCGCCGCGCAGGCCGGCGTGTCTGGCACGCGCAGGCCTGGCCGTCGACATGAGGTAGAGCCTGTGACCCACAGTAACGACTCGACATCACGCGCGCCGGCCGCACGGACGCCCATAGATGACCAGCCCACCGCGGCCGAGGTTGCTTCCGCTGACCCTGGAGGAGGGAATGTGGCGCAGTACGACGCGCCGACAATCGTGACCAGCCCGACCGCGGCAGGCATCGCGCCGGAAATACGTCCCCCGGCGCGGCGGCCCGGGGGGCAGCCCGTGGTCTGGGGCAACATGCCCCAGCGGAACCCGAACTTCACCGGGCGCGCGGAGCTGCTCGACGCCCTGCACGAGCGGCTGCAGACCGGGACCACGGCCGTGCTGCCCGAGGCGCTCCACGGCATGGGTGGAGTCGGCAAGTCGCAGCTCGCCATCGAGTACGTGTACCGGCAGCTGGCCGACTACGACGTCGTCTGGTGGATCCCGTCCGAGCGGACCACCCAGATCAACCAGGCGCTCGTGGAGCTGGCCCAACGTCTCGGCCTGGGCGTCGGTCAGGAGGCCAATGCCGCGGTGCCCGCCGTCATCGAGGCGCTGCGTGTCGGCAAGCCCTTCAGCAACTGGCTGTTGATCTTCGACAACGCCGACGACCCTCGGGCGGTGCGCGACTTCTTCCCGGCGAGCGGCACCGGCCGCATTCTGATCACGTCACGGAACGCGCAGTGGGCGGGGGCCGCCCGTGCGCTGGAGGTCGACGTGTTCCAGCGCGGCGAGAGCGTCGAGCTGCTCCGCCGACGAACGACGTCGATCGGCGAGGTGGACGCCGACCGGGTCGCCGCCGCGCTCGGCGACCTGCCGCTGGCCATCGAGCAGGCGGCGACCTGGCTCGCGGAGACGGGCATGCCGGCCGACGAGTACCTGCGGCTTTTCGAGGACAAACGGCAGGAGCTGCTGGGCACCGCGCCACCGCTGGACTACCGGATGCCCGTCCGGGCGGCCTGGAACGTCTCGCTGGACCGCCTCGCGACGTCGAACCCCGCCGCCCTGCGGCTGCTGCAGGTCTGTGCCTATTTCGCGCCCGACCCGATCTCCCGGCAGGTCTTCCGCCGCGGCCGACACATCTCGATCGTTCCCGAGCTCGACGCGGCGCTGCGCGACTCGTTCCGGCTGAACGAGGCCATCCGCGAGATCAACCAGTACGCCCTGGCCCGTATCGACCACCGCACCAACTCCCTGCAGATGCACCGCCTGGTCCAGGCCGTCCTCATCGGCCGGATGAGCCCCGACGAGCAGGAGACGATGCGCCACGGGGCGCACCGCCTGCTCGCGGCCAGCGACCCGGACGAGCCGATGAACCCCGAATGGTGGAGCGTCTACGCGGAGCTGTACCCGCATGTGATCGCGGCGGGCGCGGTGGAGGGCCACGATCCCCTCATCCGGGACCTGCTCGTCAACGAGGTGCGCTACCTGTGGAAGTGGGGCGACCACGAGGTCGGCGTGGACCTGGCGCGCCAGGCCTACGAGAGCTGGCGGGTCACCCTCGGCGAGGAGCACCCCCACACGCTCTCCGTCGGTGGCTGGTACGGCTGGCTGCTCCAGGTGGTCGGCAACTACTCCGAGGCCGCGCCCATCAACACCCGGATGCTGGAGCTGTGCGAACGGGTACACGGCCCGCGGCATCCCGAGACCCTGGCCGCGTTCGCGAACGTCACGATGGATCGCAAGGTCAGCGGCGACTTCGCGGGCGCGGTCGAGCTGAGCGAGACGGCACGCGAGCGCGCGGTCAACGTCTACGGTGCCGACCAGCCACAGTCCCTGAACGCCGCGCACAACCTGGCGGCCGCGCTTCGGCTGGTGGGTGACTTCCGGCGCGCGCAGGAGATCGACGACGACACCTGGCGCCGACGTTGCGCCCTGCTCGGCGAGGACAACGTCACCAGCCTGGAGTCCCACAGCAGCCAGAACCTCAACCTCCGCGAGCTGGGTGACTACCTGGGCGCGCGGGCCCGGCAGGAGGAGCTGGTCGCGCGGCTCCGTGCGCTGTTGGGCAACGAGTACCACCCCGACCTGTTGCGGGCACTGCGCAATCTGGCCATCGACCAGCGCAAGGCCGGCGACCACGACGTGGCGCTGCAGACCTCACGCCTTGCCTGGGAGCGGCTCCTGTCCCGGTACGGGCCGGACCATCCCGACACGCTCGCCGCGATCCTCTGCTACTCGATGGACCTGCGCCACAACGGTGATCTCGACGAGGCCCGCCGCCTGTGCGAGGACGCCCACCGGCGTTACCGGAACAGCTTCGGCGACACCCACCCGCACACTCTGGGCGCCGAGACCAATCTGGCCGTCGTCTACCGGCTGGCCGGCGACGCGGAGACCGCGTTCGAGATCGACCTCCGGTCCTGCGCCGCGCTCGTGGCGACGATCGGCCCCGACCACCCGCTGGCCCTGATCTCGGCGACGAACCTGGCGAGCGACCACTACGCGCTCGGGCGGCCGGGTGAGGCCCGTGGGCTCGACGAGGACACGCTGGAGCGGTCACGCGTCCATCTCGGTGCCGACCACCCGTCCACCCTCGCCGTGCTGTCCAACCTGGCCATGGACCTGCGGGCGCTGGGCGAGCGGGAGCGGGCGGAGGAACTGCACGCCCAGGTCGTCTCGCAGCTGGACCACGCGCTCGGCGTCAATCATCTGGCGACCCAGTCGGCTATGAGCTGGGTGCGCTCCGACTGCGACGTCGATCCGATGCCACTGTGA